Proteins encoded together in one Nyctibius grandis isolate bNycGra1 chromosome 1, bNycGra1.pri, whole genome shotgun sequence window:
- the FOSL2 gene encoding fos-related antigen 2: MYQDYPGNFDTSSRGSSGSPGHPETYSSGAAHQKFRVDMPGSGSAFIPTINAITTSQDLQWMVQPTVITSMSSPYSRSHPYSHPLPPLSSVAGHTALQRPGVIKTIGTTVGRRRRDEQLSPEEEEKRRIRRERNKLAAAKCRNRRRELTEKLQAETEVLEEEKSVLQKEIAELQKEKEKLEFMLVAHSPVCKISPEERRSPPSSSLQSVRTGASGAVVVKQEPVEEEIPSSSLVLDKAQRSVIKPISIAGGFYGEEALNTPIVVTSTPAITPGSSNLVFTYPNVLDQESPLSPSESCSKAHRRSSSSGDQSSDSLNSPTLLAL; the protein is encoded by the exons AAATTTCGAGTAGATATGCCAGGATCAGGCAGTGCTTTTATCCCCACGATCAACGCCATCACAACCAGCCAAGACCTGCAGTGGATGGTCCAGCCCACCGTCATCACCTCCATGTCAAGCCCTTACTCTCGCTCACACCCCTACAGCCATCCGCTGCCCCCGCTGTCTTCAGTGGCCGGACACACGGCCCTTCAGCGACCTGGTGTGATCAAAACCATCGGGACCACAGTGGGACGGAGACGAAGAGATGAGCAG CTGTCGCCCGAGGAAGAAGAGAAGCGAAGGATCCGGAGAGAGAGGAACAAGCTGGCAGCTGCTAAGTGTCGTAACAGGCGTCGAGAGCTAACAGAGAAACTCCAGGCG GAAACTGaagtgctggaggaggagaagtcAGTGCTGCAAAAGGAGATTGCTGAGCtccagaaggagaaggagaagctgGAGTTTATGCTGGTGGCTCACAGCCCTGTGTGCAAAATCAGCCCTGAGGAACGTCGGAGCCCACCATCCAGCAGCCTCCAGAGCGTTCGGACTGGAGCAAGTGGAGCGGTGGTGGTGAAGCAGGAGCCTGTCGAGGAAGAGATCCCATCTTCCTCTTTGGTCCTTGACAAAGCTCAGAGGTCTGTCATTAAGCCCATCAGCATTGCTGGAGGTTTTTATGGGGAGGAGGCACTCAACACTCCCATTGTGGTGACCTCAACACCAGCCATCACTCCTGGCTCCTCCAACTTGGTGTTCACCTACCCCAATGTGTTGGATCAGGAGTCTCCTCTCTCCCCGTCCGAGTCCTGCTCCAAAGCTCAccggaggagcagcagcagcggtgACCAGTCCTCGGATTCTTTGAACTCTCCCACCTTGCTGGCGTTGTAA